The following are encoded together in the Acidovorax sp. KKS102 genome:
- a CDS encoding sterol desaturase family protein produces MSTKKSPFLGAVIRYGSYPLVLGATAVVLFGGLAAGWPYFPTVPLTVAAALASVALLERRLPFHEAWARDHRDSICDAIHAVVNLVVLLTVHGVIAALAPLWSAGTLWPDQWPLWAQALAVGAVLDLSLYSVHWLSHRVAWLWRFHAIHHSSERLYWLNGERRHPLHAGMMAAPGLLAVVLMGAPALAVGAWLGLLAVHLAFQHSNMDYRVGPLRFVIGAAEVHRWHHKREYEDAQVNYGEFWMLWDHLFGTFRLPKHNLGATEVGLKETNFPMDYGPQLGYPFRSPPASTDALAGDYGLARAAFLRETGLAASREVTGDLRGAWRAQELGHIVSQCYLGLHLRSHASMLGLAWRTRDYSEILAQVVRLALAPVGHALGRTPPQNVGTGRFGVMEHGTWPSELDPVTFQRR; encoded by the coding sequence ATGAGTACAAAAAAATCCCCCTTCCTGGGAGCTGTCATCCGGTATGGCAGCTACCCGCTGGTCCTTGGCGCAACCGCCGTGGTGCTCTTCGGTGGGCTCGCGGCCGGCTGGCCTTATTTCCCCACGGTGCCGCTCACGGTGGCCGCCGCACTCGCTTCTGTCGCCCTGTTGGAGCGGCGACTGCCCTTTCATGAGGCCTGGGCCCGCGACCACCGGGACAGCATCTGCGACGCGATCCACGCAGTGGTCAACCTCGTCGTACTCCTCACCGTCCACGGCGTTATTGCTGCCCTGGCGCCCCTGTGGTCGGCCGGGACATTGTGGCCAGATCAGTGGCCGCTTTGGGCGCAGGCCCTCGCAGTTGGCGCGGTCCTCGATCTCAGCCTCTACAGCGTCCATTGGCTAAGTCATCGCGTGGCCTGGCTCTGGCGGTTCCACGCGATCCACCACAGCTCGGAACGTCTTTACTGGCTCAACGGAGAGCGCCGGCACCCTTTGCATGCCGGAATGATGGCCGCGCCCGGCTTGCTTGCCGTGGTGCTGATGGGAGCGCCAGCATTGGCCGTCGGAGCATGGCTCGGCCTGCTGGCCGTGCACTTGGCCTTCCAGCACTCCAACATGGACTACCGGGTCGGGCCGCTGCGCTTTGTGATCGGCGCCGCTGAAGTCCACCGTTGGCATCACAAGCGCGAGTACGAGGACGCCCAGGTCAACTACGGCGAGTTCTGGATGCTCTGGGACCACCTGTTCGGTACCTTTCGACTGCCCAAGCACAATCTGGGCGCCACTGAAGTGGGTCTGAAGGAGACTAACTTTCCGATGGACTACGGCCCGCAGCTGGGCTACCCCTTCCGCAGCCCGCCAGCGTCGACGGACGCTTTAGCCGGCGACTACGGGCTCGCCCGTGCCGCGTTCCTGCGCGAGACGGGACTAGCTGCTTCTCGCGAGGTCACCGGCGATTTGCGCGGAGCATGGCGTGCGCAAGAGCTCGGCCATATCGTGTCTCAGTGCTACTTGGGCCTGCACCTGCGTAGTCACGCATCGATGCTCGGTCTGGCCTGGAGGACTCGCGACTATTCGGAGATCTTGGCCCAAGTCGTCCGTCTCGCGCTGGCTCCCGTGGGCCATGCGCTTGGCCGCACCCCGCCGCAGAACGTCGGCACCGGGCGCTTTGGCGTGATGGAGCACGGCACGTGGCCGTCGGAGCTGGACCCCGTTACTTTTCAGCGCCGATAA
- the nadE gene encoding ammonia-dependent NAD(+) synthetase, protein MTTEQSRIAAELGVDPHFDASTEVARRTKFLVEYARAATAGSLVLRISGGVDSSVAGRLCQLAAEQLRSSGMPIRFIAMRLPYGVQADQADARRALSFIDPDETLEVDIKPAADAMLAQLQAGGLKFNDHWQEDFVLGNIKARQRMIAQYATAGTTGGLVVGTDHAAKAVMGFFTKFGDGAFDLSPLGGLTKRRVRALALALGGDEQLAHKVPTADLETMRPLRPDEAALGVSYDAIDDFLEGKEVDVPSAEVIVQTYRRTAHKRALPVVPAPQRAA, encoded by the coding sequence ATGACGACAGAACAGAGCCGCATTGCCGCCGAGCTGGGTGTCGACCCGCACTTCGATGCATCAACGGAGGTAGCTAGGCGCACGAAGTTCCTCGTAGAGTACGCGCGAGCCGCGACGGCGGGATCGCTTGTGCTTAGGATCAGCGGCGGAGTGGATTCGAGCGTCGCCGGACGCCTCTGCCAACTCGCGGCAGAGCAGCTGCGCTCCTCGGGGATGCCCATCCGCTTCATCGCGATGCGGCTGCCGTATGGGGTGCAGGCCGACCAGGCTGACGCGCGGCGGGCGTTATCCTTCATCGATCCGGACGAGACACTGGAAGTAGACATAAAGCCGGCCGCCGACGCGATGCTCGCGCAGTTGCAAGCAGGCGGACTCAAGTTCAACGACCACTGGCAGGAAGACTTCGTGCTCGGCAACATCAAGGCGCGCCAGCGCATGATCGCGCAGTACGCAACCGCAGGCACAACGGGCGGGCTGGTGGTCGGGACGGACCATGCCGCCAAGGCGGTGATGGGTTTCTTCACCAAGTTCGGCGACGGCGCGTTCGATCTGAGTCCGCTGGGCGGCCTCACCAAGCGGCGCGTTCGCGCCCTCGCTTTGGCGCTGGGGGGCGACGAGCAGCTGGCGCACAAGGTCCCCACGGCCGATCTGGAAACCATGCGACCATTGCGCCCCGATGAGGCCGCGCTGGGTGTCAGCTACGACGCGATCGACGACTTCCTGGAAGGTAAGGAGGTGGACGTGCCAAGCGCCGAGGTGATCGTGCAGACGTACCGCCGCACGGCCCACAAGCGGGCGCTGCCTGTCGTCCCCGCTCCCCAGCGCGCCGCTTGA